The Fontisubflavum oceani genomic interval ACCACCTTCGGCCAATCGCACCCGGCCAGAGCCTTGAATCTGAAGGAAGAAAACCTCGACCGGATCATCGACCCAGGCGATTTCCAACCCACGTCCTTCGAGTAATCCGAACTCTTCGATCTCGGCGCGTGTGCGCCAAAGCCCGTCTACTTCCGGCGGCAAACGATAAAGCGGATAGCGGAACCGTGCTGTTTGGCGGCGGGAGCCATCAAGTTCTGGTTCGAAATACCCGGTGAATAGCGCCGTGTTTTCGCCACCGATCAGGACCGGTCGAAAAAACAGCTCAAAAAACCCGCGCGCATTGGTTTGGGATTGCGCCAGCGCACAAAGCGATTGCCACTCGCTGTCGCGCATATCCATGCAGGTGTTGAGAAAGACATCCAGCGCGGCGTTGTGGTCATCGTCGGCCCAACCTCGCAGGTCGGAAAACTCCAAAACCTGTGCGGTCGGCTCAGCACTGCCCGGCATTGCCACACTCATCGACGCTGCCAGCATGAGGGCTGTCATGCGGCCGCGCATGGATCATCCGCCGGTGGCCACCAGGATCCAATTCGGATCGGAACTGCCCATTTGCCGCGAGAAGGTCCAGATGTCGCGCTGGCGTTTGATCTCGGTCGGGTCGCCTTCGACCACCTCGCCGCTTGCGTTGCGGACCACGGATGTCAGCTCACCGACAAATCGCACGCTCACTTCGCCGGTGCTGGTGCCCCGGTCAAAGCTCGCGTCATGAAGCGCCAATTCCCGGATACCGACGAAGCTAGCGTCAATCGATAGACCTTGCTCTTCGCGTTGCTGGATCACCGTTTCAAAGGTCTCCATCACATCTTCGGCCAAGAACGGGCGCAACCCGTCGACATCGCCATTTTCGAAGGCCATGAGGATCATTTCATAGGCGCCGCGCGCGCCGCCCAGAAACTCGCTGACGGAAAACCCTGGCTCGGCCAGTTTCATTGCCGCCAGCGCCTTGGCGGCATCACTGCCATCTTCCACATGATCGGTGATGTCGCGATCCGGGCCGCCATCGATCACCTCAAAATCGCGCCGCGCATTGGCCGCTGGATCGACGCGCGGCGTCGGTGGCTTTTCGAAGCCTTCCCGCGTGCCCAGAACGCTCCGCAATCTCAGGATCAAGAAAACCGCAATCCCGGCCAGAACCAGAAGCGAGATAAAGGGCGAATTCATAAGGTATCCTCGGTTGAGCGCACGGGGGCTTTATCGGCTTGTTCGTGGCACATATGTAGGT includes:
- the mltA gene encoding murein transglycosylase A, with translation MTALMLAASMSVAMPGSAEPTAQVLEFSDLRGWADDDHNAALDVFLNTCMDMRDSEWQSLCALAQSQTNARGFFELFFRPVLIGGENTALFTGYFEPELDGSRRQTARFRYPLYRLPPEVDGLWRTRAEIEEFGLLEGRGLEIAWVDDPVEVFFLQIQGSGRVRLAEGGYLRVGYGGRNGHQYRSIGQEMVRRGIYEPHQVSAQVIQSWVRRNPVEGQELLRHNPSYVFFREVQISDPSDGPLGAMNRSITPHRTIAVDPDYTPLGAPVWIEKGGETPIRRLMIAQDTGSAIQGAQRADIFYGPGDQAGREAGRIRDPGRMIVLLPIEIAHRMVPDA
- a CDS encoding Tim44/TimA family putative adaptor protein; amino-acid sequence: MNSPFISLLVLAGIAVFLILRLRSVLGTREGFEKPPTPRVDPAANARRDFEVIDGGPDRDITDHVEDGSDAAKALAAMKLAEPGFSVSEFLGGARGAYEMILMAFENGDVDGLRPFLAEDVMETFETVIQQREEQGLSIDASFVGIRELALHDASFDRGTSTGEVSVRFVGELTSVVRNASGEVVEGDPTEIKRQRDIWTFSRQMGSSDPNWILVATGG